tgtgtgtgtgtgtgtgtgtgtgcgcgcttgtgtatgtgtgtcctgTACTCCATTATGTTAAACATATTTAGATAAACAATGAAGTTTCGTGTGTCTGTCCGGTAAACTTTCAattaaagagatgaaaaaagttTAGGTTCAAACcatggtcacacacacacacacacacacacactcacacacacactcacacacacacaggatagaAAAGATTCTTAAATATGATAAATCTCTTATCTCCGTTCTTCCCTCTAACAGCTTTAACACATCCAGCACAACATCTGATTATTGCACACAATCatgttatacacacacacacacacacacacacacacacacacagcttgagTTTCAGAGTCTAAGTGTGTCGGTAAGATGATCCGATCACACACTTTCCTGTTAGAggataaaaacattaaacactCTCTGCAGGACAAGAAGGACCATCTCAAAGTGTTTAAAGAGATTTACTTTGATGGTGGACAGATGATGGACAGATGATGGACAGATGATGGACAGATGGTGGACAGATGATGGACAGATGATGGACAGATGGTGGACAGATGGTGGACAGATGATGGACAGATGGTGGACAGATGATGGACAGATGTTGGACAGATGTTGGACAGATGATGGACAGATGATGGACAGATGTTGGACAGATGATGGACAGATGGTGGACAGATGGTGGACAGATGATGGACAGATGATGGACAGATGATGGACAGATGGTGGACAGATGATGGACAGATGATGGACAGATGATGGACAGATGGTGGACAGATGGTGGACAGATGATGGACAGATGTTGGACAGATGATGGACAGATGGTGGACAGATGATGGACAGATGATGGACAGATGGTGGACAGATGGTGGACAGATGATGGACAGATGGTGGACAGATGATGGACAGATGTTGGACAGATGTTGGACAGATGATGGACAGATGATGGACAGATGTTGGACAGATGGTGGACAGATGGTGGACAGATGGTGGACAGATGATGGACAGATGATGGACAGATGTTGGACAGATGGTGGACAGATGATGGACAGATGGTGGACAGATGATGGACAGATGATGGACAGATGATGGACAGATGGTGGACAGATGCTGGACAGATGGTGGACAGATGGTGGACAGATGATGGACAGATGGTGGACAGATGATGGACAGATGATGGACAGATGATGGACAGTTGTTGGACAGATGATGGACAGATGATGGACAGATGTTGGACAGATGGTGGACAGATGATGGACAGATGTTGGACAGATGTTGGACAGATGTTGGACAGATGATGGACAGATGATGGACAGATGATGGACAGATGTTGGACAGATGTTGGACAGATGATGGACAGATGATGGACAGATGATGGACAGATGATGACAGACTGTAGTTATAATGTTTAATGTCTTGTGCTGCGTTCAGGGACCGTGGGCTCAGATGTGAGCGGTCGATCCCATTTAGTGAGCGTCATTGAAAGCAGTTCAGGCTTTCATTGATTTCTGATTTGCATCAGAGGAAAATAACGTGTTTGTGTCGCGTTGCTGCACGACTTCCTCTCAGACACAAACGATCACAAACATCTGATCCCACTCAGCGCGAGACGAGGACGGACAAGGACGCGTCATCTTAGATTGTTTTTGActgcattttgtaaatgtttatatatttaaatcatttatcCATGAAAACTGAGAACTGAAGCTCACATGGATTTCTTCTTTGAGTCCAACAGTGAAGATACAAACTGATTCTGCTTCAACTGCAAATATGAcaacactgatgatgatgatgatgatgatgatgatgatgatgaagtcaGCTGTTTCGTTCTTCTGGCTGCAGGGGAGGGAAAATCTCGACCTCATTTCCTCTACAAATgtcacacactttcttttttgtgtcCAAGTatctgttagcctagcttagcatacacACTTGAAACACAGGGAaactgttagcctagcttagcatacacAATTGAAACACAGGGAaactgttagcctagcttagcatacacACTTGAAACACAGGGAAACTGTTAGCCTCGCTTAGCATACACACTTGAAACACAGGGAatctgttagcctagcttagcatacacACTTGAAACACAGGGAaactgttagcctagcttagcacaaagataTAAAGAGAACAGTCATTTGTTCCTGTCCTGATTTTAGAgcatttcaaactaaaacacatttttactgtgatgtttttttgtcgCAGAAACTCAGGCAATGATGTGATTGgttggttgttgttttcttatttcaaacatgtaaacaaagttAGAGTGGGTTAGTAAACAACACAAATGGTTATGAATACGACTCGTGGTGTTAGGATGAGATCAGACGCTGCTCACACCTTCACACAGATcgatgaagagaaaaaacagatgTGAAGCGTTTGTCATGATTGTTTGATCAGCTGGTCCGATGGGAACCAATCAGCTTGCAGTGTGTGTAAGTGAATTaaagagaggagtgtgtgtggcCCCCCAGGGCTTAATGAAAGAGGAGGAGGCATCTGTGTGGGAGGATCGATCagaggggaggaagggggaggggggaggggctgaTCAGAGCGGGACAGACTCTCTTCCCCCGCTCATTTCACATCAGAGAGGGACAAGCGAGAGACATGGAGAGAAACAAACGGGGAGCGATTAGTCAGAgagcctaaaaatgtttttgaaatgtttttgactttattttataaaaaataacttattttttatGATTGACTAAAATGACGCCATTTCACTCTCTGATGCTGTTGACAGTCGGAGTCGTCATGGCGATGATGGTCCCCCGAACGATCGGGGTGCGCGTGGTGAGCGGTGAGTTACTCTGAGCCTTTAATCagttttgttgccatggtggcGATAGTTAAAGTTCATGGTTGCTGATAAATGTCTTTACACGTCAGGTGGTTAAacaggctgtgattggttgtgATAGTAATGTAATGTCCTCAGTTATTCACGTAgaatcagaaaatgtttttaaatctgtttgttttaaagaaatcgTTTAGAGTTCTTACTTTAAGAGTCTGACGCTCGAGTCACATcagaggtgtgtttacctgacaacaagaacaacagcaacatcctgcagttcctggagtgtccactagaggctggctgcagaagcacaggaagtcacatacacacccattctaaaaaacctgtttttacagcagagatgaacatgtttacagcctggttcaaaaaaccaaataggtgtgtgtgtgtgtgtgtgtgtgtgtgtgtgtctgtgtgtgtgtgtgtgtgtgtgtgtctctgtgtgtgtgtgtctgtgtctgtgtgtgtgtgtgtgtgtctgtctgtgtgtctgtgtgtctctgtgtgtgtgtgtctgtgtctgtgtgtgtgtgtgtgtgtgtgtgtgtgtgtctgtgtctgtgtgtgtgtgtgtgtgtgtgtgtgtgtgtgtctgtgtgtgtgtgtctctgtgtgtgtgtgtctgtgtctgtgtgtgtgtgtgtgtgtgtgtgtgtgtgtgtgtgtgtgtgtctgtctgtctgtctgtgtgtgtgtgtgtgtgtgtgtgtgtgtgtgtgtgtgtgtgtgtgtctgtgtgtgtgtgtgtgtctgtgtctgtgtgtgtgtgtgtgtgtgtgtgtgtgtgtgtgtgtgtgtctgtctgtgtgtgtgtgtgtgtgtgtgtgtgtgtgtgtgtcggtgtctgtgtgtgtgtctgtgtctgtgtctgtgtgtgtgtgtgtgtctgtgtctctgtgtgtgtgtgtgtgtgtgtgtctgtgtctctgtgtgtgtgtgtgtgtgtgtgtgtgtgtgtgtgtgtctgtctgtctgtctgtctgtctgtgtgtgtgtgtgtgtgtgtgtgtgtgtgtgtgtgtgtgtgtgtgcgtgtgtgtgtgtgtgcgtgtgtgtctgtgtctgtgtctctgtgtgtgtgtgtgtgtgtgtgtgtgtgtgtgtctctgtgtctctgtgtgtgtgtgtgtgtgtctgtgtctgtgtctgtgtctctgtgtgtgtgtgtctgtgtctgtgtgtgtgtgtgtgtgtgtgtgtgtgtgtgtgtctgtgtctgtgtgtgtctctgtgtgtgtgtgtgtctgtgtctctgtgtgtgtgtgtgtgtgtgtgtgtgtgtgtgtgtctgtgtctgtgtctctgtgtgtgtgtgtgtgtgtgtgtgtctgtgtctgtgtctgtgtctctgtgtgtgtgtgtgtgtgtgtgcgtctctgtgtgtgtgtgtgtgcgtgtgtgtgtgtgtgtgtgtctgtgtctctgtgtgtgtgtgtgtgtgtgtgtgtgtgtgtgtgtgtgggtgtgtgtgcgtgcgtgcgtgtgtgtctgtgtctgtgtgtgtgtgtgtgtgtgtgtgtgtgtgtgtgtgtgtgtgtgtgtctgtgtgtaaagtGATGATGCTGCAGCTTCAGTTAATCAGTGGAGTATCCTTTAAGTGGACGTTTCAAACAGACTCTGAATGAATCACTGCAGCTCGTCTCTGCTGcttcagcgtgtgtgtgtgtgtgtgtgtgtgtgtgtgtgtgtgtgtgcgtgtgtgtgtgtgtgcgtgtgtgtgtgtgtgtgtgtgtgtgtgtgtgcgtgtgtgtctgtgtctgtgtctctgtgtgtgtgtgtgtgtgtgcgcgtgtgtgtctgtgtctgtgtctctgtgtgtgtgtgtgtgtgtgtgtgtgtgtgtgtgtgcgtgtgtgtctgtgtctctgtgtgtgtgtgtgtgtgcgtgtgtgtctgtgtctgtgtctctgtgtgtgtgtgtgtgtgtgtgcgtgtgtgtgtgtgtgtgtgtgtgtgtgtgtgtgtgtctgtgtctgtgtctctgtgtgtgtgtgtgtgtgtgtgtgtgtgtgtgtgtgtgtgtgtgtgtgtgtgtgtgtgtgtgtgtgtgtgtgtgtgtgtgtgtgcttcagcaGACCGTCTGCTCACTTCTTTAAACATCGTGCCGGCCCCCTTGCTGCTGATTGGTTCAGACctgataaataataaacaaaggATCAGACATTCAGTTATTTTAATGAAGTcgcctgtagctttaaatgagAGAGAGGTGTCAATCATTCCTCTGTGGGCGGGGCTATAACAGCCTTCTTCCTGTCTCAGGTCAGACGGTGTGTTTGGGAGGTTCGGAGCGCCCCTGTTATAAGATCGCATATTTCCATGACGTGTCCAGTCGTGTGGCGTTCAGGGAGGCGGGTCAGGCCTGTGAGATGGACGGGGGGACGCTGCTGAGCATCGAGAGTCCGGCCGAGCAGAGAGACATCGAACACCTGCTGCAGGTAACTCacctgctcctcttcttctcctcgtcctcctcctccctttcttaTCCATCTCGTCTTCCTCTGAAGGAGCTGCGTTCAGGTGCAGTGGGCGGAGCTGGAGGTGCAGTGGGCGGAGCTGGAGGTGCAGTGGGCGGAGCTGCAGGAGCAGTGGGCGGAGCCAGAGGTGCAGGAGGAGGGATAGCTGACGGTGATTTCTGGATCGGTTTGACTCGAGTGGACGGAGACGATCAGATTCATCCTGAACTCAGCAACACCTTCACTTCCTGTCCAGAGCTCTACTACTGGACAGACGGAAGCCCCGCCTCCTTCAGGTGAGTGTGAGGTAATTCACTTTAAaccaatcaaacaaacacaagctgatcatgatgatgatgatgtaggAACTGGTACTTTGACGAGCCGTCCTGTGGAGGAGAGGCCTGCGTCGTGATGTATCATCAGCCAACTGCACTTCCTGGTCTGGGCGGGGCATATCTCCACCAATGGAACGACGACCGCTGCAACATGAAACACAACTTCATCTGCAAATACCAACCAGGTACCATCGGCCAATCAGCTTCATACTCTGCTAGTTTAGTGAGTTGGCCGGGTTAGTGAGTCGTGTTTGAGTATTTGTTTTTGGAcactctttgtttctttgttttttcttcagacaGCCAACTTGGCAAGACTCAGATTGACACACCAGGTGGGCGGGGCACAGGTGAGCAGGAAAGTTGTTATAAGGTTAcctcttgtgttgttgtttctccttaaaataaaaatccatcacctgaaaaaactgtttttttaaagaaattaacgtgtgtgtgtgtgtgtgtgtgtgtgtgtgtgtgtgtgtgtgtgttcagaggccacAGGTGGAGGTGTGGTCACACCGTCAGCAGGTGAGGAGGTTCCCCCTCAGGTGACCGTAGCTGGAGCTTCAGGTACACATGGCTGTGATCTCTGAGACGCGTGGTTGAGTCTGCTCAGCtctcatgttgttgtgttgttgtgtgtacCTGTTCAGGTGTGCTGCTCGTCTACGTCATCATTCCCACAAtccccctgctgctgctcatcCTGGTGGCTTCTGGGACATGTTGCTTTCAGATGCTCAGCAGGAGGTGAGACTACAACTCCCAGCAGCCCCTGCTGCTCCATCTGCCTACACTGTAACTACTGTTAATGCTGAGggtgcaggctgtgtgtgtgtgtgtgtgtgtgtgtgtgtgtgtgtgtgtgtgtgtgtgtgtgtgtgtagtgctTACTCAGTGATTATGACAGGTCAAACACTCACATGACGAGTTAACAAGAGCTGATTTACAGCCTCACTGGCTCAACGCCCTGCtgcacacactgtgtgtgtgtgtgtgtgtgtgtgtgtgtgtgtgtgtgtgtgtgtgtgtgtgtgtgtgtgtgtgtgtgtgtgtgtgtgtgtgtgtgtgtgtgtgtgtacctggcaTCAGTTCAGGTGTTTCTTGCTGAATCTGAACTCTCAGACAGTCTGTGTTCAGTCTGCAGAGtcagagtgatgatgatgatgaagatcctGCTTCTGGTttggaccaatcacagggctcgATGGTGGTTAAACATAATTATCAATCAGTTATCTTCAAATTATAGATCTGCACAAATGATGCATGTCACTCTGTAACTATCACTGATGCTGGTCtttgtaaccatggaaacagtAATGCTGGTCTTTATAACCATAGAAACAGTAATGCTGGTCtttgtaaccatggaaacacatatgctggtctttgtaaccatggttacactgatgctggtctttgtaaccatggaaacagtaatgctggtctttgtaaccatggaaacacatATGCTGGTCTTTGTAACCATGTTTACACTGATGCTGGTCTTTGTAACCATGGTTACACTGATGCTGGTCTTTGTAACCATGTTTACACTGATGCTGGTCTTTGTAACCATGTTTACACTGATGCTGGTCTTTGTAACCATGGTTACACTGATGCTGGTCTTTGTAACCATGTTTACACTGATGCTGGTCTTTGTAACCATGTTTACACTGATGCTGGTCTTTGTAACCATGTTTACACTGATGCTGGTCTTTGTAACCATGTTTACACTGATGCTGGTCTTTGTAACCATGGTTACACTGATGCTGGTCTTTGTAACCATGTTTACACTGATGCTGGTCTTTGTAACCATGGAGACACTGATGCTGGTCtttgtaaccatggaaacagtAATGCTGGTCTTTGTAACCATGGTGACACTGATGCTGGTCTTTGTAACCATGTTTACACTGATGCTGGTCTTTGTAACCATGTTTACACTGATGCTGGTCTTTGTAACCATGGTTACACTGATGCTGGTCTTTGTAACCATGTTTACACTGATGCTGGTCTTTGTAACCATGGAGACACTGATGCTGGTCtttgtaaccatggaaacagtAATGCTGGTCTTTGTAACCATGGTGACACTGATGCTGGTCTTTGTAACCATGTTTACACTGATGCTGGTCtttgtaaccatggaaacagtAATGCTGGTCTTTGCAACCATGGAAACACTGATGCTGGTAtttgttaccatggaaacactgatgctggtctttgtaaccatggaaacactgatgctggtctttgtaaccatggaaacactgATGCTGGTCTTTGTAACCATGAAAACACTGATGCTGGCCtttgtaaccatggaaacaccgATGCTGGTCTTTGTAACCACGTTTACACTGATGCTGGTCtttgtaaccatggaaacactAATGCTGGTCTTTGTAACCATGAAAACACTGATGCTGGTCTTTAAAACCATGGTCAAACACCGATGCTGGCCtttgtaaccatggaaacactgatgctggtctttgtaaccatggaaacaccgATGCTGGTCTTTGTAACCACGTTTACACTGATGCTGGTCtttgtaaccatggaaacactgATGCTGGTCTTTGTAACCATGAAAACACTGATGCTGGTCTTTAAAACCATGGTCAAACACCGATGCTGGCCtttgtaaccatggaaacaccaATGCTGGCCtttgtaaccatggaaacaccgATGCTGGCCtttgtaaccatggaaacaccgATGCTGGTCTTTGTAACCACGTTTACACTGATGCTGGTCtttgtaaccatggaaacactaatgctggtctttgtaaccatggaaacactaatgctggtctttgtaaccatggaaacactgATGCTGGTCTGTCCCCTCAGCTCTCCTCAAACAAAGACTGCTGTCGACCAATCAAACCTGTGGATCTCTACAAACCCCAAACCAGACGGCATGGAGGTCTGACatcagagtgacatcacagctCAGCCAATCAGCTTCACAGCAGGGAAATGTTGACATATGGAAGTTGGCGTGGATTTGACAGGACATTGATGTCATCACAGCCtcgcaaacacacaaaaacctgCTTCAGTTACACAACACatgaaatacacaaaacaacacaacacttcAGTCCCCTCCTACATccttcatttccttttcttgtcCTACATCCTTCCTGCCTCCTCATGATGTTCAAACATTCTTAGCGTTTCTATCTGATGTGTAGGAAGATGTAACGAGAGGTTCATGAGAGCGTGGTGCATTCAAAGACACATGGTCAGTGTTGGTTAATCAGCTGTTACAcgtgttgtttatgttctttgtGTGTTAAATCGTGTAAAATCAAAAAGGATGATGGGTAATTAAAGGTTACCTGTGGTGATGTCATCGTGCTCTCCAGCAGATGTGCAGAAAGCTGCCTGTTCCCAGGGGACTTGAACACACCATTGACAAGACGGGAGGATTTTATTtagaaacaaatgaaacaggttgtttacaaagtgaagtttaatCTTTATTTGAATCTCTGTTCATGTGACATCCCATAATACACAGATTGACACGTTAGCAACAGTAACTAAGGGGTGGGGCCTTTGAATGATTTCTCACTTGCAGACTCTCTGATCAAACATCATTAAATTTACTTTCTTCTCATCCGTCATCGACTGGCCCAACATTGGGCCCgggttgccatggaaacacctgCTGtcacgtgtttgtgtgttcatgtttgtgaaGAATAAAACACTTTCTCAGTCACAGTCACCCGCCTCTCTCATTGGTCCAACAGACACAGCAATCAGCCAATCGGCTGCCTCGATTTAATCACAAATAACAACTGCTGGAGGAACAggtgaggaaggaggagggggagaaggagataaggaggcagagaaggagacaaggaggcaGAGAAGGACATGAGTAGGAAGAGAAGGAGATATGGAGGCAGAGGAGCTAAGGAGGCAGAGAAGGACA
This is a stretch of genomic DNA from Labrus bergylta chromosome 20, fLabBer1.1, whole genome shotgun sequence. It encodes these proteins:
- the chodl gene encoding chondrolectin isoform X2 yields the protein MTPFHSLMLLTVGVVMAMMVPRTIGVRVVSGQTVCLGGSERPCYKIAYFHDVSSRVAFREAGQACEMDGGTLLSIESPAEQRDIEHLLQELRSGAVGGAGGAVGGAGGAVGGAAGAVGGARGAGGGIADGDFWIGLTRVDGDDQIHPELSNTFTSCPELYYWTDGSPASFRNWYFDEPSCGGEACVVMYHQPTALPGLGGAYLHQWNDDRCNMKHNFICKYQPDSQLGKTQIDTPGGRGTEATGGGVVTPSAGVLLVYVIIPTIPLLLLILVASGTCCFQMLSRSSPQTKTAVDQSNLWISTNPKPDGMEV
- the chodl gene encoding chondrolectin isoform X1 codes for the protein MTPFHSLMLLTVGVVMAMMVPRTIGVRVVSGQTVCLGGSERPCYKIAYFHDVSSRVAFREAGQACEMDGGTLLSIESPAEQRDIEHLLQELRSGAVGGAGGAVGGAGGAVGGAAGAVGGARGAGGGIADGDFWIGLTRVDGDDQIHPELSNTFTSCPELYYWTDGSPASFRNWYFDEPSCGGEACVVMYHQPTALPGLGGAYLHQWNDDRCNMKHNFICKYQPDSQLGKTQIDTPGGRGTEATGGGVVTPSAGEEVPPQVTVAGASGVLLVYVIIPTIPLLLLILVASGTCCFQMLSRSSPQTKTAVDQSNLWISTNPKPDGMEV